One Urechidicola croceus genomic window, GAAGGGTACCATTCCGTAATATCATAAACTATCTTTGTTTTGTTTTTTTTAGAATAATTTTTAGCAGCAATAATAGGAATTGGTTCTAAACAAATAACAATATCAGGTTTAAATAAATTCAGTTTTTCAGTATAAATACTAATTTTTTCTTTGCGAGAATATTGATTACCGTTAAAACTTGAAATTGAAATTGAATCAATATTGGTATTTATTTCTTGATCATCTGTAATTATTTCAATAGTGTGCCCACGTTCATTTAAAGTTTTAGCAAAGTGATAAAATAACCTATCATCATTAAATTTATGTGCAGATGATACTAGTGATATTTTCATTAAAAAAGTTGCGAATTATTATGTCAAATATAACACTAATTTTATAAGTCAATTTTTCTTACAAGCAAAAAATGTACTAATTTTACTAAATGATTATAAAACATGTTTTCTTCGATTTGGACCATACGTTATGGGACTTTGAAACAAATTCAGCAAAAACTTTCGAAAAAATTTTTAAGAAAAATAATATCAATATCAAAGTTGATGTTTTTTTAAATTATTATAGAGCAATAAACTTAACATATTGGAGGTTATATAGAAGTGACAATATATCAAAAGAAAAACTAAGGTATGGTAGATTAAAAGATACCTTTGATAGATTGAGTTATGAAATTACAGACAATATGATACATACTTTATCCGATGAATATATTCAAGTTCTACCATCATTCAATCATGTTTTTGATGGTACTTTTGATATATTGGAATATTTAAAACCCAAATATCAATTACATATCATTACAAATGGTTTTAGTGAAGTTCAACAAGAAAAATTGTCAGGTTCTAAAATAGCTAAATATTTTGATAAAGTTATTACTTCTGAAAGTGTCGATGTAAAGAAACCAAACCCGAAAATATTCCAGCATGCATTAGATATTTCGGGAGCAAATAAAACCCAAAGTATTATGATTGGTGATAGTTGGGAAGCGGATTTTATTGGAGCCAAAAATTTTGGAATGAAAGCAATTTTTTGCAATTTTGACAATGAGCCAGTTGATGAATCTATTATGAGTGTCTCAAATTTATTAGAATTAAAAAAATATCTTTAAAATATGACTCCCCGCAAATACATATTGATGTGCTTTTTATTATTCTTCATGAGTTGTGTTAACGATGTTGATTTTGATCAAGTTGACGATATTGAAATTAATACAGTTCATAGGGCTTCTCTTGTTTATTTTACTACTAATAATGAGAGTTTTTTAGATGTATTAGGTAATCAAGTTTTAACAATTTCAGATACAACTACTTTGCCAATATTTCAAGGACCTTACACTGAGAATTACCTTGTTAGAGCAGATTTCAATTATAATATTACCAATACTTTTAATAGAGATTTTACAATTCAATATGAATTTTTAAGTGAGGACTACATGAGAACTTGGCTTTTTGATCCGATTGAAGTTCCTTCAAATACTGTTGATTATGAAATAACTCAATCCATTACTGAAGATAATATACAACAGGTTATTGAATCAAATAGAGTAGTAATTAACATAATTTTAGAACCAACAAATGAACCAACTAATACAAACCCAGAATTAAGTTTGCAATCTGCGGCAACATTCTATTATCAAGTAACTACAACTGATGAGTAAGTCGATAATTTTTTTTGCAACAATTTTATTGTCAATAACTTGTTGCGCTCAAATAAATCAAGTTTTGTATGATTTTGATGAAATTCCTCAAACACTATTTTTAAATCCAGGTTCTAATTATTCTCATGATTATTATATAGGTGTTCCATTATTGTCAGGATTGTCATTTAATGGAGGTATGACCAATTTAACAGCCTATGATATTTTTTCTGATGATGGAAGAAATATAAATGATAAAATAAGAGATGTAATTTACAATTTAGAAAATGAAGATTCTTTTATTTTAAATGAACGAATGGAGGTTTTAAGTGCTGGATTAAGATTGAAAAATGATGACTTTTTAAGTTTCGGATTTTACCAAGAATTTGATTTTACCTTTTATTACCCTAGTGAAGCTGTGCAGTTTTTTTATGAAGGAAGTACAATTTTAGATAAAGAATATTCTATTGATGGACTAAATTTTAAAACTGAATTAATTGGAGTCTTACATGCTGGTATTTCTCGAAAAATTAATGAAGAGTTTACTTTTGGCGGAAGGTTAAAATTATATTCTTCAGTATTTAATGCTCAATCTAGAAATAATAAAGGTACTTTTTATACTACCGAAGGAACAGATAATTTTTATAGACATCATATTTTAAATGCTGATGCATTGGTTCAAACTACAGGTATAATTTATGATGATTATGATGATTTAGATCGAAAGTTTTTTACAAAAAAATTTACTTCTTTTGAGAATGCGGGAATTGGATTAGATTTAGGTTTTACCTATCAACCTAATGAACAGTTAAAAATTACTGGAAGTGCATTGGATATAGGATATATAAAAAATTCAAAAGATGTTTTTACGTATTACGCACGAGGTAATTATGAAACAGAAGGTATTGAAATTGAATTTGATGAAGAAAACCCACAAGATTATTGGCAAGATTTAGGCGATGATTTTGAAAACAAACTTCCAGTTGATACACTTTACACGAAGTATTTTTCATATAGACCTATAAAATTAAATGCATCAGTTAAATATAGTTTCGGAAAACCATATTATGAAGATTGTTATACTAGTAATGCTGATGATCCATATCGTAATGCTATGGGAATACAACTTTTTTCTATAAAACGACCAATAGAAGCACATTATGCAGCCACTTTATTTTATGAACGAAGATTTGGAGATTTTTTAAGAACAAAGGTTACCTATACATTAGATACATATTCATCTAAAAATATTGGATTTGGACTCTCATCAAAAATTGGGAAATTCAATTTATATCTTGCTGCAGATAATTTGCTTAATTTTCAAAATCTTGCAAAAGCCAACAGCACATCATTTCAATTGGGAATGAATTTTATTATTGATAAAAAATTTCCTTAAATTTACTCAAATTTAATAAATATGTATAAAACTTTTTTTTTCTCACTACTGATGATTTTCAGTATAATTTCAATATCAGCCCAAGAAAATATTAATGATTATAAGTATATAATTGTACCAGTTCAATATGATTTTCAAAAAGGTGAAGATACTTTTCAAATTAATTCTTTGACAAAATTTTTATTTGAGAGAGAAGGTTTTAATGTAATCTATAATACTGATGTTTTTCCACAAGACTTGAGCCAAAATAGATGTTTAGCATTAACAGCTAAACTTAAAAGTAAATCATCGATGTTTGCTACCGAAGCAAATTATGATTTATTAAACTGTAACAATGAAGTAGTTTATTCATCTAAAGTAGGAAGTTCTAAAAATAAGGATTTTAAAAAATCATATCATGAAGCAATAAGAAAATCATTTGAGCATATTGAAAAGTTAAATTATAAGTATACTGGTTCAAATGCAGTAGAGACCCCAAAAGAAATTGTTCAGTTAGAAGTTCCAAAAAAAACTATTACTAAGCAAGTAGAAGTTCAACATAAAATTCATAAAATTTCTGAAGAGCCTAAAGTAGCGATAAGAGAAATTCCAGTAGAATTAACGAAAAAGGCTGAAAATCAAAGTCAAGATGAATTGCTATATGCGCAATCTAATTCAGTTGGATTTCAATTAGTTGATAGTAGTCCAAAGGTAGTTTATATTTTACAGCAAACTAGTGTTAAAGATGTTTATGTGCTAAAAGATAAAAATGGTATTGTTTTTAACTCAAATGGACAATGGATTGCTGAATATTACGAAAATGGTGTTTTGGTTAATAAAGTCCTAAATATAAAGTTTTAATACCCGTATTTACCTTTCCATAATTTATTTAATCGTTCTCTAAAACTTAGTTCACGAGAATTATTTCCCGGATCATAAAATCTTGTGTTACTTATTTCATTTGGCAGAAATTCTTGTTCAGCAAAATTATTTTCATAACTATGAGCATATTTATAGTCTTTGCCATAATCTAAATCTTTCATCAATTTAGTGGGTGCATTTCTTAAATGCAATGGAACTGATAAATCTCCTGTTTCCCTTACAATTTGTTGCGCTTTTCCAATTGCTTCATAAGATGAATTACTTTTTGGAGAATTGGCAAGATATATTGCGCATTGACTTAATAAAATTCTTGATTCTGGATAACCAATAGTACTTACAGCTTGAAAAGTATTATTTGCCATAATTAAAGCAGTAGGATTGGCATTACCAATATCTTCAGATGCAGCTATCAATAATCTACGGGCAATAAATTTTACATCCTCGCCACCTTCAATCATTCTAGCAAGCCAATATACAGCACCATTAGGATCACTTCCCCTTATAGATTTAATAAATGCAGAGATTATATCATAATGTTGCTCACCTGTTTTGTCATATCGAGCCATGTTTTTTTGGACTCTTTCCATTACATAATCATTTGTAATAACAATATCACCTGTTTCAGAGGTGGCTATTAATTCAAAAATATTAAGTAATTTTCGAGCATCACCACCTGAAAGTCTAAGTAGTGCTTCAGTTTCTTTTAGGTCAATATTCTTTTTTGATAGAATCTCATCTTTTTCTAATGCACGATTCAATAAATCAATCAAATCATTCTTTTCAAAAGAATTTAAAATATAGACCTGACAGCGTGAAAGGAGGGCAGGAATCACTTCAAAACTAGGATTTTCAGTAGTTGCTCCAATTAGAGTAACCCAACCTTTTTCAACAGCACCTAAAAGTGAATCTTGTTGAGATTTGCTAAATCGATGTATTTCATCAATAAACAAAATAGGGTTTTTAGTAGTAAACAAACCTCCACTTTGCTTTGCTTTATCAATTACATCTCTAACGTCTTTTACACCTGAATTTATAGCGCTTAATGAATAAAAAGGACGCTTAGATTCAGTAGCAATAATATTCGCTAAAGTAGTTTTTCCAATTCCAGGAGGGCCCCAAAGTATCAAAGATGGTATTATACCTCGTTTTATATGTTGGGTTAAATATCCTTTTTCACCCACTAAATGTTGTTGACTTATATAGTCGTTGAGTGATTTTGGTCTTATTCGTTCTGCTAATGGCTCATTCATACTATAAAAGTAGTAGTTTTATAAATAGATTTTTAATGAAACTGACAATTTTTCCGAACGAATGTGTTTGGAAGAATTTTTGACTAATTACTATTAATGGAAGATTCAAAAATGTTTAAATTTAGAAGATCAGTTATAATAGTGCCATTGGTAATGGTTTTTACAATCTGGTTTGTTTACTGGTTTGAAATACAATTTGGTTTGAATTTTAATAAGTATGGTATTTACCCCAAAACTATTAAAGGGTTGAGAGGTGTTTTATTTTCTCCATTTATTCATAGTAATACATCTCATCTTTTTAATAATTCAGTTCCCTTAGCAGTATTATCTGGCGCGTTATTGTTTTTTTATGATAAGATAGCATTTAGAGTTCTTATTTTTGGTACAATAGTTACTGGATTATTAACCTGGATACTAGCAAGAAGTAATTATCATATTGGAGCAAGTGGAGTAGTTTATATGTTATTTAGTTTTATTTTTTTTAGTGGAATTATAAGAAAGCATTATAGACTAGTAGCATTATCACTTATGGTTGTTTTTCTATATGGAGGCATGATTTGGTATGTTTTTCCAATAAAAGAAAGAATGTCTTGGGAAGGTCATTTATCTGGGTTTATAACTGGAATTATTTTAGCCTTTTTATACCGAAAAAAAGGGCCTCAAAAATCTGAGTATAAGTTTAAGCAAACTGACTTTGACCTTCTGTTTGATGAAGAGGGTAATTTTATAGAAATTCTAGAAGAAGAAGTAGAATAAAAAATAAGTATTTCTAATTATAATCTCTGTCTTATTGTTTCATATAAAAATGCACCACACGCTACAGATACATTTAAAGATTCAATTTCTCCAAGTAAAGGTAATTTTGCTTTTTCATCAACCATTTTTAAAATAGAAGGATTAACACCTCTATGCTCTGAACCCATAATTATTGCAGTAGGTTTTGTGAAATCAACATCATACAAAGTGTTTTCCGTTTTTTCAGTAGCAGCAACCAATTGAATTTCGGATGCTTGAAGTAAGAACAAAGCATCTTTAAGATGGTCAACTCTACAAATAGGTACTTTAAAGGCAGCACCAGCAGATGTTTTTATGGCGTCAGCATTTAATGGTGCACTACCATGGCTTTGGATAACAATTCCATTAACTCCGGTACATTCAGCAGTTCTAATAATTGCACCAAAGTTTCTCACATCAGTTATTTGATCGAGTAGGAGGAATAGTGGGTTTTTATCACTTTCTAAAGTTTCGTTAACTAAAGTTTCTAAATCATAAAAATCTATTTGAGATATAGTTGCAACAACACCTTGATGATTATTATCTTTTGATAAATGGTGTAATTTTTCAATAGGCACAAAGCTTGTTGAAATTTTATGCTCTTTAATCAAACCATTTAATTCAGAAAATAAATTTCCTTTTAAATCTTTTTGTAAATATACTTTTTGAATAGTAGCACCAGAATTAATTGCTTCAATTACGGCTCTAATTCCAAATATTTTTGATGATTTGTTTTCCATTGTGCAAATGTATGTAAAATAAAAAAACATCCCGTTAAACGGGATGTTTTTAGTATAAAATAAATTTAATTAGTTTTTCTTAGAAAGAAAATTCAACATCAGTAGGCAAACTTCTTGTTCTACCATTTGTAATTTCAGATTTAAGTTGAGCATTTCGTTCTCTTAAATCTTCTAAATCACTAGCACTTCTGTCCCAAGTTCCAATTCTTGTGTAGTAATAATCAATATCATCTACTGCACCACCAGAATCATCACCATAAAGAGTTAACCAATGGTCAATAGTACCAGCTTCAAAATCATAGAATCCTGGATAGTTAGTTCCGAAGAAAGACCATGGTCCCCATGAAGTAGCTTCTCCAGCAGTAATTACAGAAGGAGCAAATGGAACTTCTTGTAATTCACCGTCAGCACCTAATTTGATTTGTAAAGTTTGTGGCTCATCAGGTAATCCTAAATCAGCAAAACCACTGAATAAATTTAACCCCAATAGAGTTAAACCTTCTGGGTCTGATGGATCTAATACTAAATCAAATTCACCAGTAGGTTGTAAAAATGAACCAGGATATGTTGCATTTAAATTATTGTAGAAACCTTCTAATCCACCGTAAAATACAGTTTCATAAGAATAGGTCCCTTGCATTAAATATGCCATTTCTGGTAAAGTAAACAATCTAGTCCAAAAATAAAAGTCAAAACCACCTAAAGCAGCAACACTTTTTCCAGATAAATCTTTAAAAGTACCTTCTTCCCATGATACTAATATTGCATCATCTTGTGGGAAAGTTGCATGATCGTTTACAGTAGCACCAGTTCCGCTAGATGCAATTTGATCCATGTCGTCAAAAGTAACTTCTCTTCCTGAAAAATAACCAGTAAATGTAATTTCACCGCCTTGATAAAATACCGGTTCAGAAAAATTAAAAGTTACAGGACCAAAAGGACTGTTGCCAGTTGCTTGAAATGAAGGATTAGAACTATCTCCTAAGAAAATAGGATCCATTGTGTCTGGTGTTGTTACAGTAGCCTTGGATACTCTTTCAGAAATGAAATCATCCGTACTTTTGTGAATAGCATACACATCATAAGAATAAGAACCAAATATACCAGAATCAGCAGTAACTGATATTGGAGTCATATCTGTGATATCAAAACTACCAGCTTGTAAAGACCCAGCAACTGTACCATTATGAACATCTGTAGATGTTGGCTCTGGTGATCCTGTAGGTAATACTACATAAAAACCTTTACCAACAGCTGAAGGGGTATATACAATATCAAAACTATTATCTGTAGCCATATCAGTAGTTAACTGAAATGTTTGTGGCAATTCGTAAATTGCTGGAACGTAGCCTGATTCATTTGTTGTGTCACAAGAAGCAACCAACAATGAAAAAAGAACTATTCCTAAAATTTTATTTATTATTTTCATTGTATTAATTTTTTAAATTTATTAATCTAAAGTGAATGTTGCTTCAAAAACTCCAGAACATGGAGTACCCCCCGTTTGTGACATAGGTCCCCATTGAGGGTTTTGCACATTTGTCATATCGTATTGGATTGTAATAACTGGACTAGACCCACTAGTATCAATAGTTCCAGAACCAAATATGTTATATTCAGTATAATCACCATCATATAAGGTTGTTACAAATGCTTGCTCAGCAATTTCTACAGTACCAGCATCCAAATCAACTGTCATAAATGTTGGATATTCAGCAGTGATAGTTTCTGCCCAATAACTAGGGTCTTGTAACCAATTGTATCCTAACCCAGTAAAAGTTAATCCCGCACCATCTTCTAAACAAGGTAAATATGTGTTTAAAGTAACACCTGTATAACCACCACAGTTATCATCACCAGTCCAAGATCCTTCATAAGGTCTTAAGTCTTCATTTTTTGCACAATCATCATCTGCTAGAATTATTTCTAAAGTTTTACCTAATGAATCTGGACCAGGAAACCCAAGATTTACTGTAGAATTTTCTAAAGTAATTGCTAAAACTTTATCACCATCTTCAGTAATGTTATCAATTGGTATAATTTCAATTTTATCTGTAAAAACTCCAACAGGAAAATTAAAACTGCTTTTTCCATCTACTACTGTATAATGTGTCCCTTCAATAGCAATATCTGATGATATTGTAAAGTCAACTGATACATCAGATGTGAAATCTGCTAAAGAGTTTGAATAAGTTGCTACAATTTCAATAGGTGTTGTACTACTTTCAGGAACTGAAGTTGTTGTACCACTTAATGAAATAAATGCGTCACTCGGATACTCTAAAGCATCGTAAGTTGTTTTATCCTCATCACAAGACACTACCGTAAAGGAAATGAATGCTGAGCATAATATAAGGTTTAATAATTTTTTCATTTTTATTTAATTTTTTATATTAATTTATATTAATCTCCGTAACCTGGGTTTTGAACCATATTAGGATTCAATTGCATTTCAGTTAAAGGAATTGGTACTTGGAAACGATTGTCGCTAGCTGGTAATGTTTTGAATGTAGCTGGTACACCAGAACCATCTGCAAAATGACCAAATTCTGATCTTTGTACATCAATTCCATACCTCTTAATATCAGTAAATCTACTTCCTTCAAAAGCAAGTTCTAAACGTCTTTCTTTAGCAATAGCATCTTTAAGTTCTTGACCACTTTCTCCTCCTGAAACAAAACCACTATATCTTTGTGATCTTACCGCGTCTAAAGCAGTTAAAGCAGGTCCATCTTGGTTTAACTCTGCATGAGCTTCAGCCTTAGTTAACATTACTTCTGATGCTCTTAATACTTTTGCATCAACTACACCAAGTGAAGTTGTAGTTACACTTGAATACCATTTAATTATATGGTTATAATTACTTCCACCAAATTCTCCATTAGGTTGCATATAAGCAGTTAACCTAATATCTGATGCATCAAACATTTGGAAAAATTCGAAATCAGGAACATACTCATCTTTAATACCACCAGTAGTTTGATTATAAGGCACTCCTAAAGTTACTCTTGTTACATCATCATTATCAAGTTTGAATATAACTCCATCTTCATTTGAATCATCCCATATACCTGTAAAACTTGATCTAGAAGCAACCGAAGTAGAAACTGCATTTGCCGCATTGATAGCTCCTTGCCAGTTCCCCATATGTAAATATACTCTTGCAAGGATACCATTAACTGCATCTTTACCCATTTGTAGATTTCCATTATTTGAACTATTTATTAAACTAGCAGCCGATGTTAAATCGGATACTAAATTTCCATAGTATTCAGAAACTGTAATACGAGCTGGTAATTCATTTACATCTGGAGTAGTAACATAAGGCATAGCTAAAGATGAATTTGCATCAGAAGACTGAGTTGGTATTTTACCAAAAAAACGTACAATATCAAAATGTGCTAAAGCTCTTGCTGCTAATGCTTCACCTTTAACATTGTTTTTAAAAGAACTATCTTCTAAAACATCTATATTTTCTAAGATAAAGTTAGCATCCTGAATTACTGTATATACAGCTTGTAGATATAGAGAAAAACCTCCATTAGCATCATAAGTCCAATCGTGTCTAAATTGTTGACTAAATCTACCTTCTTGACTGATAATTAGGTTGTCAGACATTACATCATAACCTTGAAGTGCTCCGCCATAATATGTTTTTACATTACCATCAGGATCTACAGATTGTAACATATCATTATACATACCGTATAGTGCATTCGTAAAATCGCCTTCATTTTTAAAGGCCGCATCAGCAGCTATTTGTGATGTTGGAAATGTTTCCAATTCATCATCACAAGAGATAAATGTTACTGCTAATACTGTAAGTATTAATAAATATTTTTTCATTGTTTTCATTTTTAAAATTTAATATCAACACCAAAAATAATCGATGATAATGTTGGGTAACTGTTTAAACTAAATTCACCAGGGATAAGATTTCTAGTAGCATTATTAACATAAGATTCAGCAGAACCAATACCTACTTCAGGATCACCTTTATACCATGGAGTATAAGTCCATAAGTTTGTTCCCGATACATACATTCTTACTTGTGATAACGCAATGTTTTCTAAATATTTAGAAGGTAGTGTATATCCTAGTTGAACATTTCTCAGTCTAATATAATCACCTTTTTGTAAATATCTAGTACTTGCCCCACTTGATTCAGCCCTTAAAGGATTATTTATTGTAGGATCAGGTAATACATTTGTATCTCCTGGATTTTTCCAATAATTAAATGCATCAACTCTCTGGTTACTATTAGCACCGGTTCCATCAGATAATAACTGTTGCTCTACAACATTCATAATGTAGTTTCCACCTTTATAATAGAAATCTGCAGTTAAATCTAAAGCTTTATAAGAAAAACTTGTATTTATACCACCATCAAATCTAGCAAATGGTGATTTTCCGCTTAAGAATACTTCTCCACCATCATTTGTTGTAGTAACATTATCATTAACATCTAAGAATAAAGCTTGTCCATTAGCAGGATTTACTCCAACATATCTAGGTAAAAAGAATGTATGAACTTCTTCACCAACCCTAACTCCTGTATAAAAATTTTGAGGAGTAAATAAATCACTGTCATCGGCAAGTTTTCTAACTTCATTGTCATATATACTCAAACTTGCTCCAACATTCCATTTGAAGTTTTCGCTACGAATAACATCTCCTCTTAATTCAAATTCAAAACCTGAGTTTTCAATTTCACCTGCATTTTTAACAATTGAACCACCACCTTGAGTTAAGGTAATCGGAACATTTAATAACAATTCAGAAGTAACTCTTCTATAATAGTCGAATACACCAGTTAATCTACTATTGAATAGCCCAAATTCAAGACCTGCACCAACTGTAAAACTTTCCTCCCATCCTAAATTAGGATCTCCAAATTGATATGGTGATGTAGCCGTTTGACCATTATAAGATTGAAATTCGTAAAGTGTTTGAGATGGGTTACGACCAATTTGATCGTTACCAGATGTACCTGCTGATATTCTTAATTTTAAATTGTCAACAGTATTTGTTAAATTATCAAAGAAAGGCTCGTTATGAATATTCCAAGCAGCACTAGCTCCCCAGAAAACACCATATTTAGTGTTTTTACCAAATCTTGAAGATCCATCACGACGAACAGTAGCATTTAAAATATATTTATCATCATAAATATAATCAGCAGCAGCAGCTAAAGAAAATAATGTGCTTGTAGCATTTGAACCCGTAACACCTCTTGGAGAAGCTGCAACACCTAGAGTTGTTGGTCCATTAACAACAAAACCTTGACCGTCAGCAAATGCTCTTTCGAATGTATTTCTTTGAAATTCAGATAAAACTGTAGCTGTTAAATTATGTTTTTCATTAAATATTTTATTATAAGTCAATTTATTCAAAAATGAATAAGTGAAATCTGTGAAATTATCAGCAGTTGTTCTACCAGTAGGTACACCACTGAAAATTAAATCTAATGCTGAACCAGCATGTAATAAACCCCTATTAGTTGTTTGAACATAACTTCCGTTTGCAGCAAAGGTATAATCTAAGCCGTCTACAATATTTGCCTCAACAGCAAAAGTACCAAACCATCTATTATCGGTATCATTATCTTCATTAGCTCTTACTTGTGCTAAAGAGTTTAAACCTTGATGAGTAGGATTGTATGTAGGTAATCCTCTTAAGTTAGGAATATAGTCTCCATTTTCATCAGTTAAGTAAACAGGCTCATAAGGATTGAAAGTATAACGACCTGAAACTGGGTTTTGAATATTATTTCTATCTCTTGGGTCTTGATCATTTGACGTAGAGAATCCTAATTTAGTAGAAATTTTAAGTCCTTCTCTTGCTTGATAATCCACATTTAATCTTGCAGAAGTTCTTTCAAATGCTTCTTCAATCAATTCTATAATACCAGTATCTTTATCGTTTGATAGAGACATAAAGTAACTTAATTTTTCTTCACCACCTGTAACAGAGAAGTTAACAGATGTTAATTGAGATTGCTTAAATAAATCATCAGACCAATCATGATCATTAGCTAATAATTCATCCCATTCTGATTGTAACAACACTGTTGAGCCAACA contains:
- the rlmB gene encoding 23S rRNA (guanosine(2251)-2'-O)-methyltransferase RlmB, whose amino-acid sequence is MENKSSKIFGIRAVIEAINSGATIQKVYLQKDLKGNLFSELNGLIKEHKISTSFVPIEKLHHLSKDNNHQGVVATISQIDFYDLETLVNETLESDKNPLFLLLDQITDVRNFGAIIRTAECTGVNGIVIQSHGSAPLNADAIKTSAGAAFKVPICRVDHLKDALFLLQASEIQLVAATEKTENTLYDVDFTKPTAIIMGSEHRGVNPSILKMVDEKAKLPLLGEIESLNVSVACGAFLYETIRQRL
- a CDS encoding DUF5723 family protein — encoded protein: MSKSIIFFATILLSITCCAQINQVLYDFDEIPQTLFLNPGSNYSHDYYIGVPLLSGLSFNGGMTNLTAYDIFSDDGRNINDKIRDVIYNLENEDSFILNERMEVLSAGLRLKNDDFLSFGFYQEFDFTFYYPSEAVQFFYEGSTILDKEYSIDGLNFKTELIGVLHAGISRKINEEFTFGGRLKLYSSVFNAQSRNNKGTFYTTEGTDNFYRHHILNADALVQTTGIIYDDYDDLDRKFFTKKFTSFENAGIGLDLGFTYQPNEQLKITGSALDIGYIKNSKDVFTYYARGNYETEGIEIEFDEENPQDYWQDLGDDFENKLPVDTLYTKYFSYRPIKLNASVKYSFGKPYYEDCYTSNADDPYRNAMGIQLFSIKRPIEAHYAATLFYERRFGDFLRTKVTYTLDTYSSKNIGFGLSSKIGKFNLYLAADNLLNFQNLAKANSTSFQLGMNFIIDKKFP
- a CDS encoding replication-associated recombination protein A — translated: MNEPLAERIRPKSLNDYISQQHLVGEKGYLTQHIKRGIIPSLILWGPPGIGKTTLANIIATESKRPFYSLSAINSGVKDVRDVIDKAKQSGGLFTTKNPILFIDEIHRFSKSQQDSLLGAVEKGWVTLIGATTENPSFEVIPALLSRCQVYILNSFEKNDLIDLLNRALEKDEILSKKNIDLKETEALLRLSGGDARKLLNIFELIATSETGDIVITNDYVMERVQKNMARYDKTGEQHYDIISAFIKSIRGSDPNGAVYWLARMIEGGEDVKFIARRLLIAASEDIGNANPTALIMANNTFQAVSTIGYPESRILLSQCAIYLANSPKSNSSYEAIGKAQQIVRETGDLSVPLHLRNAPTKLMKDLDYGKDYKYAHSYENNFAEQEFLPNEISNTRFYDPGNNSRELSFRERLNKLWKGKYGY
- a CDS encoding RagB/SusD family nutrient uptake outer membrane protein, which gives rise to MKKYLLILTVLAVTFISCDDELETFPTSQIAADAAFKNEGDFTNALYGMYNDMLQSVDPDGNVKTYYGGALQGYDVMSDNLIISQEGRFSQQFRHDWTYDANGGFSLYLQAVYTVIQDANFILENIDVLEDSSFKNNVKGEALAARALAHFDIVRFFGKIPTQSSDANSSLAMPYVTTPDVNELPARITVSEYYGNLVSDLTSAASLINSSNNGNLQMGKDAVNGILARVYLHMGNWQGAINAANAVSTSVASRSSFTGIWDDSNEDGVIFKLDNDDVTRVTLGVPYNQTTGGIKDEYVPDFEFFQMFDASDIRLTAYMQPNGEFGGSNYNHIIKWYSSVTTTSLGVVDAKVLRASEVMLTKAEAHAELNQDGPALTALDAVRSQRYSGFVSGGESGQELKDAIAKERRLELAFEGSRFTDIKRYGIDVQRSEFGHFADGSGVPATFKTLPASDNRFQVPIPLTEMQLNPNMVQNPGYGD
- a CDS encoding YjjG family noncanonical pyrimidine nucleotidase, whose protein sequence is MIIKHVFFDLDHTLWDFETNSAKTFEKIFKKNNINIKVDVFLNYYRAINLTYWRLYRSDNISKEKLRYGRLKDTFDRLSYEITDNMIHTLSDEYIQVLPSFNHVFDGTFDILEYLKPKYQLHIITNGFSEVQQEKLSGSKIAKYFDKVITSESVDVKKPNPKIFQHALDISGANKTQSIMIGDSWEADFIGAKNFGMKAIFCNFDNEPVDESIMSVSNLLELKKYL
- a CDS encoding rhomboid family intramembrane serine protease, with the translated sequence MEDSKMFKFRRSVIIVPLVMVFTIWFVYWFEIQFGLNFNKYGIYPKTIKGLRGVLFSPFIHSNTSHLFNNSVPLAVLSGALLFFYDKIAFRVLIFGTIVTGLLTWILARSNYHIGASGVVYMLFSFIFFSGIIRKHYRLVALSLMVVFLYGGMIWYVFPIKERMSWEGHLSGFITGIILAFLYRKKGPQKSEYKFKQTDFDLLFDEEGNFIEILEEEVE